A section of the Citrus sinensis cultivar Valencia sweet orange chromosome 8, DVS_A1.0, whole genome shotgun sequence genome encodes:
- the LOC102628771 gene encoding DEAD-box ATP-dependent RNA helicase 21, which produces MNRLVDEGGSNNKKPLFLTKAQREQLALERRQEQIAQQKRRQEQQQQLLSQPQTHGRNSSDSRDRERERHRREREEEAKARERARLEKLAERERERELELIKEQYLGSKKPKKRVIKPSEKFRFSFDWENTEDTSRDMNALYQNPHEAQLLFGRGFRAGMDRREQKKLAAKNEKEMREEIRKKEGVEEKPEEAAALKLKEEAADLYDTFDMRVDRHWSEKKLEEMTERDWRIFREDFNISYKGSKIPRPMRNWAEGKLTPELLRAVERVGYKNPSPIQMAAIPLGLQQRDVIGIAETGSGKTAAFVLPMLTYISRLPPISEENEAEGPYAVVMAPTRELAQQIEEETVKFAHYLGIKVVSIVGGQSIEEQGFRIRQGCEVVIATPGRLIDCLERRYAVLNQCNYVVLDEADRMIDMGFEPQVVGVLDAMPSSNLKPENEDEELDEKRIYRTTYMFSATMPPAVERLARKYLRNPVVVTIGTAGKATELISQHVVMMKESEKFSRLQRLLDELGDKTAIVFVNTKKNADMVAKNLDKLGYRVTTLHGGKSQEQREISLEGFRTKRYNVLVATDVAGRGIDIPDVAHVINYDMPGNIEMYTHRIGRTGRAGKTGVATTFLTFHDTDVFYDLKQMLIQSNSPVPPELAKHEASKFKPGTIPDRPPRRNDTVFAH; this is translated from the coding sequence atGAATCGATTAGTGGACGAAGGCGGCAGCAACAACAAGAAGCCCCTGTTCTTGACGAAAGCGCAACGCGAGCAATTAGCCCTCGAACGCCGCCAAGAACAAATCGCCCAGCAAAAACGCCGCcaagaacaacaacaacaactccTCTCTCAGCCCCAAACCCACGGCAGAAACTCTTCCGACTCGCGCGACCGCGAGCGTGAGCGACACCGCCGTGAGCGTGAAGAAGAAGCGAAGGCGAGGGAGCGTGCGCGGTTGGAGAAATTAGCTGAGCGTGAGCGGGAGAGAGAATTGGAGCTGATCAAAGAGCAGTATTTGGGATCTAAAAAGCCGAAGAAAAGGGTCATTAAGCCGAGCGAGAAGTTTAGGTTTTCGTTTGACTGGGAAAATACCGAGGACACATCACGTGACATGAATGCTCTGTATCAAAACCCTCACGAGGCTCAGCTTTTGTTTGGGAGAGGGTTTCGTGCTGGGATGGATCGAAGGGAGCAGAAAAAGTTGGCTGCCAAGAATGAGAAAGAGATGAGAGAAGAGATTAGGAAAAAAGAAGGGGTTGAAGAGAAGCCTGAGGAGGCTGCTGCTTTGAAACTAAAGGAGGAAGCTGCTGATTTGTATGATACTTTTGATATGAGAGTTGATAGGCATTGGTCTGAGAAGAAGCTTGAAGAAATGACTGAGAGAGATTGGAGGATTTTCAGGGAAGATTTTAACATTTCTTATAAAGGGTCGAAGATTCCGAGGCCAATGAGGAACTGGGCTGAGGGTAAATTGACCCCTGAGCTGTTAAGAGCAGTTGAGAGAGTTGGTTACAAGAATCCGTCGCCCATTCAAATGGCTGCCATTCCGTTGGGTTTACAGCAGAGAGATGTTATTGGGATTGCGGAGACTGGTTCTGGTAAAACTGCTGCTTTTGTATTGCCTATGTTAACTTATATTTCTAGATTACCGCCTATAAGTGAAGAGAATGAGGCTGAGGGGCCTTATGCTGTTGTAATGGCCCCTACTCGTGAACTTGCTCAGCAGATTGAGGAGGAGACTGTTAAGTTTGCTCACTATTTGGGTATTAAAGTCGTTTCTATTGTCGGTGGACAGTCTATTGAGGAACAAGGGTTCAGGATTAGGCAAGGATGTGAGGTTGTGATTGCTACACCAGGTCGTCTGATTGACTGTTTGGAGAGGCGGTATGCAGTTTTGAATCAATGTAATTATGTTGTTCTGGATGAGGCTGATAGGATGATTGATATGGGTTTTGAGCCGCAAGTTGTAGGGGTGCTGGATGCAATGCCTTCTAGTAATTTAAAGCCAGAGAATGAAGATGAGGAGCTTGATGAGAAAAGGATATATAGGACTACTTATATGTTTAGTGCTACTATGCCTCCTGCTGTGGAAAGGCTTGCTAGGAAGTATTTGAGAAATCCTGTGGTGGTCACAATTGGCACTGCTGGCAAGGCTACTGAACTGATATCGCAACATGTGGTAATGATGAAAGAATCTGAGAAATTTTCAAGACTGCAGAGATTGCTTGACGAGCTTGGAGATAAGACTGCAATTGTCTTTGTTAACACTAAGAAGAACGCAGACATGGTTGCAAAAAATCTGGATAAGTTAGGTTATCGTGTTACTACTCTGCACGGTGGGAAGTCGCAGGAGCAGAGAGAAATTAGCCTTGAAGGGTTTAGGACCAAGAGGTACAATGTTCTTGTTGCCACTGATGTTGCCGGGCGTGGGATTGATATACCTGATGTGGCCCATGTCATCAATTATGATATGCCTGGGAATATCGAAATGTATACTCATCGTATTGGACGAACAGGCCGTGCTGGGAAGACTGGTGTGGCTACAACATTCTTGACCTTCCATGATACTGATGTATTTTATGATCTCAAGCAGATGCTTATCCAGAGTAACAGTCCTGTGCCTCCAGAATTGGCTAAACATGAGGCTTCAAAGTTCAAGCCGGGAACAATCCCTGACAGACCTCCTAGGCGCAATGACACTGTTTTTGCTCATTGA
- the LOC107178199 gene encoding uncharacterized protein LOC107178199 codes for MACRATVYWRSMLIGLGGNRSFATSTTPKMKHFAQTAEAANGNHSYSKFSATGEFAPIYMVLGLVAVAVTIGTHTIKQQLAHSPSVSLSKKKRSSLSEVEDPESAVNSSDKFVNKSFLRKVAHIQDDNRVLPDIPQPDPFTRARKADTP; via the exons ATGGCTTGCAGGGCAACT GTTTATTGGAGATCAATGCTGATTGGCTTGGGTGGAAACCGCTCATTTGCTACATCAACTACTCCCAAGATGAAACACTTTGCACAAACTGCAGAAGCTGCTAATGGAAATCACTCTTACTCCAA GTTTTCGGCAACAGGAGAGTTTGCACCTATCTATATGGTGTTGGGACTGGTGGCAGTGGCAGTGACAATAGGGACACACACAATCAAACAGCAGCTGGCTCATTCTCCGAGCGTCAGCCTTAGCAAGAAGAAGAGGAGTTCACTTTCCGAAGTGGAAGATCCAGAAAGCGCTGTGAACTCTTCTGACAAGTTTGTGAACAAATCTTTCCTGAGGAAGGTGGCTCACATCCAGGATGATAACCGTGTGCTTCCTGATATTCCCCAGCCTGACCCTTTTACCAGAGCACGAAAGGCAGACACTCCGTAG
- the LOC102629331 gene encoding U-box domain-containing protein 43-like codes for MDFDVGIEDVGIAVLQELWNRVALQAVDIASETRDVVLGKDSLQGFSRTIGELSTLMQSLDVKKIESVIGLEFTKAALETLGAQLREAHNIIDDYKSRSRLRLLLQSNSVLSRMQHLAREIAITISSFQLVNLEIALNLKAMTDQIVDSLRSMEFQSVAAAEAIASEIERSALQNNKNRENALELLRKIAEAVGASVNASLVQTELELLKQEKEELEAEKKQAEALQLTQLMQLLYSTELVRRPQDEAIPTYCQVYPIESLVCPLCNELMEDPVAIVCGHSFERKAIQEHFQRGGKNCPTCRQELLSLDLMPNLSLRSSIEEWKQREIDLRFQNAIIKINSDDQSRRKSALEEMKNIMELPQYAEKAAKGGLIPKLVEFLKDTRLSTEAILKCLYFLAKYSDIHKEAIVEAGAVRRIVKQICKGETMPEAIEVLSELTKRETLGEKIGNTKDCITIMVSLLHNNNPNLSQKAHDVLQNLSHNTHFAVKMAEAGYFQPFVACFNRGSQETRALMASALRNMRLDESSIKTLKDRQFIHNVIQMLSSNSPVCKSACLKCIKTLIAHSKMVKHLLLDPATIPLLLGLIQFVRSDPHLKHEAAEILALMVGACQHPQFELHHGLQELQSEHNVNVFLQLIANTERETKIQFLHLLVKLCYKSEKVRNLIESNNDAITQLFSSLDSDQPVVRRWAMRLIHCISEGNPNGVPLPPSPGKETAINTVAAIFTCSPDVEERSLAAGIISQLPKDDIYVDEVLCKSEALKAIHEVICSMDGRHNGIRTPACQDASLLEIALAALLHFTDPTKPELQRQVGKLEVYPSLIRVLSTGSSLAKQRAASALADLSQSTSVSVSNATLTAKQTKTLMPMFDMTKLLLSMSWCCSSWGDHQSSCSVHGAACSPRETFCLVKADAVKPLVRNLNDMESGVTEAALTALETLLADHSTLSHAIAVIVDSQGVLAILQVLEKGSLSAKTKALDLFQMIQKHTRITDTLLQRSERILIQLLDDDALKKKVALVLMQMNIIPHQSSYF; via the exons ATGGACTTCGATGTTGGAATTGAGGATGTGGGGATAGCAGTTTTGCAAGAATTATGGAATAGGGTGGCACTTCAAGCAGTGGATATTGCTAGCGAGACCAGAGATGTGGTACTTGGAAAGGACAGTCTCCAGGGTTTTTCGCGGACAATTGGTGAGTTAAGTACCCTCATGCAATCGTTGgatgtcaaaaaaattgaatctgtgATCGGTTTGGAATTTACAAAGGCAGCTCTGGAGACCCTAGGTGCTCAGCTCAGGGAAGCCCACAACATCATCGACGATTACAAATCCAGAAGCCGCCTACGTCTCTTACTTCAATCCAACTCTGTGCTGTCGCGAATGCAACATTTGGCTAGGGAAATTGCCATTACTATTTCCTCATTTCAGCTTGTCAATCTTGAAATAGCACTTAACTTAAAGGCCATGACTGACCAGATTGTCGACAGTTTAAGGTCAATGGAATTCCAGTCGGTGGCTGCAGCTGAAGCAATTGCTTCAGAGATTGAGAGATCCGCGTTGCAGAATAACAAAAACCGAGAGAATGCTCTAGAGCTATTGAGAAAGATTGCTGAAGCTGTTGGTGCTAGTGTGAATGCATCCCTTGTGCAAACTGAGCTGGAACTTCTGAAGCAGGAAAAAGAAGAGTTGGAAGCTGAGAAGAAGCAAGCAGAGGCACTTCAACTAACTCAACTGATGCAGCTATTGTACAGCACAGAACTTGTCAGAAGGCCACAAGATGAGGCAATTCCTACATATTGTCAGGTGTACCCTATTGAATCATTAGTATGCCCTTTGTGCAATGAGCTGATGGAGGATCCTGTTGCAATTGTCTGCGGCCACAGCTTTGAGAGGAAAGCAATTCAGGAGCACTTCCAGCGAGGCGGAAAAAATTGCCCCACTTGTAGGCAGGAGCTTTTATCTCTGGATCTTATGCCAAATCTAAGCCTTCGAAGCTCTATAGAAGAATGGAAGCAAAGAGAAATCGACTTGAGATTCCAAAATgctattatcaaaatcaactcCGATGATCAATCTAGAAGGAAAAGTGCCTTAGAGgagatgaaaaatattatggaGTTGCCTCAGTATGCAGAAAAAGCAGCCAAAGGGGGACTCATTCCAAAGTTAGTAGAATTCCTAAAAGATACCAGGCTAAGCACCGAGGCCATACTGAAATGCCTCTACTTCCTAGCCAAATACAGTGATATTCACAAG GAGGCCATTGTTGAAGCAGGAGCTGTTCGCCGCATAGTAAAGCAAATCTGTAAAGGTGAAACAATGCCTGAGGCTATTGAAGTCTTGTCAGAGCTAACCAAAAGAGAAACCCTGGGAGAGAAAATAGGGAATACCAAAGACTGTATTACTATTATGGTTTCTTTGCTCCATAATAACAATCCTAATCTCTCACAGAAAGCTCATGATGTGTTGCAGAACCTTTCCCACAACACACACTTTGCTGTCAAAATGGCAGAAGCTGGATACTTTCAACCATTTGTTGCTTGCTTCAATCGAG GATCTCAAGAAACTCGAGCTTTGATGGCTTCAGCCTTGAGAAACATGCGACTCGATGAAAGTAGCATTAAAACCTTGAAAGACAGACAATTTATACACAATGTAATCCAGATGCTCTCCTCAAATTCCCCAGTATGCAAATCAGCTTGCCTAAAATGCATCAAGACGCTCATAGCGCACTCCAAGATGGTAAAGCACCTTCTATTAGACCCTGCTACCATACCTCTTCTGCTTGGCCTCATCCAATTTGTCAGGTCTGATCCACACTTAAAACATGAAGCTGCTGAGATTCTAGCTCTGATGGTAGGAGCCTGTCAGCATCCCCAATTTGAGTTGCATCATGGCTTGCAGGAACTCCAATCAGAGCACAATGTCAATGTCTTTTTGCAGCTCATTGCTAATACCGAACGTGAAACTAAGATTCAGTTTTTACACTTACTTGTGAAGCTCTGTTATAAATCTGAGAAAGTTCGGAACCTTATTGAATCCAACAATGATGCCATCACTCAACTTTTCTCCTCCCTAGACAGTGACCAGCCAGTGGTAAGACGATGGGCAATGAGGCTTATACATTGCATTTCTGAAGGTAATCCCAATGGAGTTCCTCTCCCACCATCTCCTGGCAAAGAAACTGCCATCAACACTGTAGCAGCCATTTTCACATGTTCTCCGGACGTGGAAGAAAGGTCCCTTGCTGCTGGAATCATCAGCCAGCTTCCCAAAGATGACATATATGTTGATGAAGTACTCTGCAAGTCAGAAGCATTAAAAGCCATTCATGAGGTGATTTGTAGCATGGATGGGAGACATAATGGGATCAGGACACCTGCCTGTCAAGATGCCTCTCTGCTCGAGATTGCACTGGCAGCACTATTGCACTTCACAGATCCCACCAAACCTGAACTTCAGAGGCAAGTAGGAAAGCTTGAAGTGTATCCATCACTGATTAGGGTGCTCTCCACAGGCAGTTCATTAGCCAAGCAGAGAGCAGCAAGTGCACTAGCTGATCTATCCCAATCCACCAGCGTTTCTGTCTCTAATGCAACGCTCACAGCAAAACAAACTAAGACCCTGATGCCAATGTTTGACATGACAAAACTCTTACTCAGTATGTCTTGGTGCTGCTCATCATGGGGAGACCACCAGAGTTCGTGTTCTGTTCACGGTGCTGCTTGTTCACCAAGAGAAACATTCTGCCTTGTCAAGGCAGATGCGGTGAAGCCATTGGTACGAAATTTGAATGATATGGAATCTGGTGTCACCGAGGCTGCACTTACGGCACTTGAAACATTGCTAGCAGACCACAGCACACTGTCTCATGCTATAGCTGTCATTGTAGACAGCCAAGGTGTGTTGGCCATCCTACAGGTCCTGGAAAAGGGTTCCTTATCTGCCAAAACCAAAGCCCTGGACCTCTTCCAGATGATCCAAAAGCATACACGGATCACTGATACATTATTACAAAGGTCCGAGAGGATCCTCATCCAGCTTCTCGACGATGATGCACTCAAGAAGAAAGTAGCTCTGGTCCTTATGCAGATGAACATCATCCCACATCAGTCATCCTACTTCTAA